The following coding sequences are from one Arthrobacter crystallopoietes window:
- a CDS encoding histidinol-phosphate transaminase: MTSTQNPTNVAAVQTAAQDRQIRPRPVMDRLPKYAAGKPPAVIEGLQPYKLSSNENPLPPIPEVLEAIQSQHNIQRYPDPLSTALRTELSRFLDVPAEDIVTGAGSLGALVQILQTFAGQSEDGTADEVVYAWRSFEAYPIMIGLSGAASVQITNRADGSHDLEAMAAALNERTKVVLLCTPNNPTGPALTTAQVEDFLAKVPQDVVVVIDEAYTEFVRDPEVVDGIKVYKKYPNVIVLRTFSKAHGLANLRVGYSVSNPELTQHLRVAATPFAVSSLAEDAAIASLKHYDKVVERVQSLVDERDRVVAGLSELGWKIPESQGNFVWLPLGENAQDFAAYAGEQALSVRAFPNEGVRVSIGEVEANTRFLSLCANYTKGPGVS; this comes from the coding sequence ATGACTTCTACCCAGAACCCCACCAACGTAGCTGCGGTTCAGACGGCAGCCCAAGACCGTCAGATCCGCCCCCGCCCGGTCATGGACCGGCTGCCCAAGTATGCAGCGGGCAAACCGCCAGCCGTCATTGAGGGGCTGCAGCCGTACAAGCTCTCCTCCAATGAGAACCCGCTCCCGCCGATCCCGGAGGTGCTGGAGGCTATCCAGTCCCAGCACAACATCCAGCGCTACCCGGATCCGCTGTCGACAGCCTTGCGCACCGAACTGAGCCGGTTCCTGGATGTTCCGGCCGAGGACATCGTCACCGGTGCCGGCAGTCTGGGCGCGCTGGTACAGATCCTGCAGACCTTCGCCGGCCAGAGCGAGGACGGCACGGCGGACGAGGTCGTCTATGCCTGGCGCTCCTTCGAGGCCTACCCGATCATGATCGGCCTCTCCGGCGCAGCCAGCGTGCAGATCACCAACCGGGCGGACGGCTCGCACGACCTTGAGGCCATGGCGGCCGCCCTCAATGAGCGGACCAAAGTCGTCCTGCTGTGCACCCCGAACAACCCGACCGGCCCGGCCCTTACCACCGCCCAGGTGGAGGACTTCCTGGCCAAGGTCCCGCAGGACGTCGTGGTGGTCATCGACGAGGCCTACACCGAGTTTGTCCGGGATCCGGAAGTGGTGGACGGCATCAAGGTGTACAAGAAGTACCCGAACGTCATCGTCCTGCGGACGTTCTCCAAGGCCCATGGCCTGGCCAATCTTCGCGTTGGCTACTCCGTCTCGAATCCGGAACTCACCCAGCACCTGCGGGTCGCCGCCACGCCTTTCGCCGTGTCCAGCCTGGCCGAGGATGCGGCAATTGCCTCGCTGAAGCACTACGACAAGGTTGTGGAAAGGGTACAAAGCCTCGTGGACGAACGCGACCGCGTGGTGGCCGGCCTGAGCGAGCTTGGCTGGAAGATCCCCGAGTCCCAGGGCAACTTTGTCTGGCTCCCGCTGGGCGAGAATGCCCAGGACTTTGCCGCCTATGCGGGGGAGCAGGCCCTGTCCGTACGGGCCTTCCCCAACGAAGGGGTCCGGGTCAGCATCGGCGAGGTGGAGGCCAATACGCGTTTCCTCTCTCTGTGTGCGAACTATACAAAAGGCCCCGGCGTTTCCTGA
- the pdhA gene encoding pyruvate dehydrogenase (acetyl-transferring) E1 component subunit alpha encodes MGAEHLPTSEFDIEELEQSMTSSDPADAPEMVQLLASDGTLREDVQYGPYAAHLDGEALRGLYRDMFLVRRFDQEAVALQRQGQLVMWPPLLGQEAAQIGSGTALQANDYVFPTYREHGVALTRGLELSALLKLFRGVSSGGWDPREKNFHLYTLVLAAQTLHAVGYAMGLQRDGEDGVSVAYFGDGASSEGDVHESMVFAASNQSPVVFFCQNNHWAISVPTEVQSRIPLSNRASGYGFPGIRVDGNDVVAVHAVTRWALEHARSGLGPVLIEAFTYRMSAHTTADDPTKYRLSAEEDAWRDKDPLKRLERYLRSSNTADDSFFEEVTVQGDEMAAKVRAEVLAMTGPEMVQSFNNVYADPHPLVAEELAWHLEYEAGFADADEAGESN; translated from the coding sequence ATGGGCGCTGAGCACCTGCCCACCTCTGAATTCGACATTGAGGAACTTGAGCAGTCCATGACCTCCAGCGACCCCGCAGACGCTCCGGAAATGGTGCAGCTACTTGCCTCGGACGGAACACTGCGCGAGGACGTCCAGTACGGGCCATACGCCGCGCATCTGGACGGCGAGGCCCTGCGCGGGCTGTACCGGGACATGTTCCTGGTCCGGCGTTTCGACCAGGAAGCCGTGGCGCTGCAGCGCCAGGGACAACTGGTTATGTGGCCGCCGCTGCTGGGTCAGGAGGCCGCGCAGATCGGTTCCGGCACTGCGCTGCAGGCGAATGACTACGTCTTCCCGACGTACCGCGAGCACGGTGTGGCGCTGACCCGCGGGCTCGAACTGTCCGCCTTGCTGAAGCTCTTCCGCGGTGTTTCCAGCGGCGGCTGGGATCCCCGGGAGAAGAACTTCCACCTCTACACGCTGGTCCTTGCCGCCCAGACCCTGCACGCCGTCGGCTATGCCATGGGCCTGCAGCGGGACGGCGAGGACGGCGTCAGTGTTGCCTATTTCGGCGACGGCGCCAGCTCCGAGGGCGATGTCCACGAGTCGATGGTCTTTGCCGCCTCGAACCAGTCTCCGGTGGTCTTCTTCTGCCAGAACAACCACTGGGCCATCTCCGTGCCCACCGAGGTACAGTCGCGGATCCCGCTGTCGAACCGCGCCAGTGGTTACGGCTTCCCTGGCATCCGGGTGGACGGCAATGACGTGGTTGCCGTCCACGCCGTCACGCGCTGGGCTCTGGAGCATGCCCGTTCCGGCCTGGGCCCGGTGCTCATCGAGGCCTTTACCTACCGGATGAGCGCCCACACCACCGCAGACGACCCCACCAAGTACCGGCTCTCCGCCGAGGAGGACGCGTGGAGGGACAAGGACCCGCTCAAGCGCCTGGAACGGTACCTGCGCTCCAGCAACACCGCGGATGACTCCTTCTTCGAGGAGGTCACGGTCCAGGGCGATGAGATGGCCGCCAAGGTCCGCGCCGAGGTCCTGGCCATGACCGGTCCGGAAATGGTGCAGAGCTTCAACAACGTCTACGCCGATCCGCACCCGCTGGTCGCCGAAGAGCTCGCCTGGCACCTGGAGTACGAGGCAGGCTTCGCGGACGCCGACGAGGCAGGGGAGAGTAACTAG
- a CDS encoding dihydrolipoamide acetyltransferase family protein: MSNIESFNLPDVGEGLVEAEIVSWKVKPGDTVAVNDVIVEIETAKSLVELPSPYAGVVAELLVPEGQTIEVGTPIISVNVGGAGQPAPVKDTGDALQAPARPDSAALPQEAPAKTEGDPLSGAAEAAPAASEPGMVSGSLVGSGPKADAVKRRPRRPSSPSPTPDQTTTTAPHHHGVSDSAPQQHAPHVPPVPSPASPDSAVESGVTRDGTKGQQRGEAVQAAVNRLLTRVLAKPPVRKAAKDLGIDLADITPTGRGGEVTKADLLSYQAQRDAELDQAETFWAPSRKPQDQRIERVKVKGVRKATAKAMVESAFSAPHVSIFVDVDASRTMEFVKRLKVSRDFEGIKISPLLILAKAVIWAAARNPSVNATWTDDEILIKHFMNLGIAAATPRGLMVPNIKDAQDLSLKELAIALNELATKARAGKTQPAEMQGGTLTITNVGALGIDTGTPIINPGEVAIVAFGTIKQKPWVLDGEVIPRWITTLGGSFDHRVVDGDLSARFMADVAAIMEEPALLLD; encoded by the coding sequence ATGTCGAACATCGAATCATTCAACCTCCCGGACGTCGGCGAAGGCTTGGTCGAAGCCGAAATCGTCTCCTGGAAGGTCAAGCCCGGGGACACCGTCGCCGTCAATGACGTGATCGTGGAGATCGAAACGGCCAAGTCCCTGGTAGAGCTACCCAGCCCGTACGCGGGCGTCGTGGCGGAACTGCTCGTGCCCGAGGGGCAGACCATCGAGGTTGGCACACCGATCATCTCCGTGAACGTCGGCGGTGCCGGCCAGCCCGCACCCGTGAAGGACACCGGGGACGCGCTCCAGGCGCCCGCGCGTCCGGACAGCGCTGCCCTGCCGCAGGAAGCGCCCGCGAAAACGGAGGGCGATCCGCTCTCGGGCGCAGCCGAGGCGGCGCCGGCAGCCAGCGAACCGGGCATGGTCAGCGGATCACTGGTCGGCTCAGGGCCGAAGGCAGATGCAGTCAAGCGCCGCCCGCGCCGCCCGTCCAGCCCCAGCCCAACTCCGGACCAAACAACGACGACGGCGCCCCACCACCACGGCGTCTCCGATTCCGCGCCGCAGCAGCACGCCCCGCACGTGCCGCCGGTTCCCTCGCCAGCGTCCCCCGACTCCGCCGTCGAAAGCGGAGTAACCCGGGACGGTACCAAGGGACAACAGCGCGGTGAGGCCGTGCAGGCGGCGGTGAACCGCTTGCTGACCCGAGTGCTGGCCAAACCGCCGGTGCGCAAGGCTGCCAAGGATCTGGGGATCGATCTGGCTGACATCACCCCCACCGGCCGCGGTGGAGAGGTCACCAAGGCGGACCTGCTGAGTTATCAGGCACAGCGGGATGCCGAACTGGACCAGGCCGAGACTTTCTGGGCGCCGAGCAGGAAGCCGCAGGACCAGCGCATCGAGCGGGTCAAGGTCAAGGGTGTTCGCAAGGCCACGGCTAAGGCCATGGTCGAATCGGCCTTCTCCGCTCCGCACGTCAGCATCTTCGTTGATGTGGATGCCTCCCGGACCATGGAGTTCGTCAAGCGGCTTAAGGTCAGCCGCGACTTCGAAGGCATCAAGATTTCACCGTTGCTGATTCTGGCCAAAGCGGTGATTTGGGCGGCAGCACGGAACCCCTCCGTCAACGCCACATGGACCGATGACGAGATCCTGATCAAGCACTTCATGAACCTCGGGATCGCCGCCGCCACGCCGCGCGGACTGATGGTGCCGAACATCAAGGATGCACAGGATCTGTCCCTGAAGGAACTGGCCATCGCCCTTAACGAGTTGGCTACGAAGGCGCGTGCGGGCAAGACTCAACCGGCCGAAATGCAGGGCGGCACCTTGACCATCACCAACGTCGGCGCACTGGGCATCGACACTGGCACGCCCATCATCAACCCGGGCGAAGTCGCAATCGTGGCCTTCGGCACCATCAAGCAGAAGCCCTGGGTGCTGGACGGGGAAGTCATTCCGCGCTGGATCACTACTCTTGGCGGCTCCTTCGACCACCGTGTGGTGGACGGCGACCTTTCCGCCCGGTTCATGGCCGACGTTGCCGCGATCATGGAAGAACCCGCGCTTCTGCTCGATTAA
- a CDS encoding phage holin family protein translates to MGKFIVRVLINGLALWIASWVLPGITVESTAATEVAQGNSTAGVVLAFLFIGLIFGLVNAIVRPIVSFLSLPVTILTLGLFTIIINALMLMLTAWLSSYTPVNFVVDSFFWTAVLGSLIISLVSLIAGSITRTR, encoded by the coding sequence ATGGGAAAGTTCATTGTGCGTGTTCTGATCAATGGCCTGGCGCTGTGGATAGCCAGCTGGGTTCTGCCTGGCATAACGGTGGAAAGCACAGCGGCAACGGAAGTTGCGCAGGGAAACTCAACGGCCGGCGTCGTACTTGCGTTCCTCTTTATCGGGCTCATTTTCGGCCTGGTCAACGCCATCGTGCGGCCGATCGTCAGCTTCCTGTCGCTGCCGGTCACGATTCTGACGCTGGGCCTGTTCACCATCATCATCAACGCGCTCATGCTGATGCTCACGGCCTGGCTCTCGTCCTACACACCCGTGAACTTTGTGGTCGATTCCTTTTTCTGGACCGCGGTGCTCGGCTCGCTGATTATCAGTCTCGTGTCCCTGATCGCCGGATCGATTACGCGGACCCGGTAG
- a CDS encoding MFS transporter produces MSVEQIKTTGTVPAGAATDSRLRIRPGRWVDGWDPEDKDFWETEGRPIARTNLNWSIFCEFLGFVVWQLWSIMAVQLPAAGFDFTNSQIFWLISIPSLVGATLRIPYTFMVPKFGGRNWTVISALLLLVPSIGLAACVANPETPFGVMLLMAGLAGLGGGNFASSMANITYFYPSAEKGYALGLNAAGGNLGAAVAQLVVPLVITLGAAAALNLPLGGLIWVPLILLAAWGARKYMHNLSHAKGDAAGSVAALREPHLWIMALLYIGTFGSFIGFSGVFPKLIHDVFPGFSSFAVGSAALSLAFLGPLVGSLARPLGGKLADRFGGARMTVASFAAMALIALAVVWTLPLANFWLFLLLFLALFTASGFGNGATYRMIPRIFAIRGQTGTTRSSADVGSGRKAAAALGLVSAIGAYGGFLIPQVLNASNTATGSYTGAFYGFMAAYAVMLAVAWFCYLRPGSEMARGGV; encoded by the coding sequence ATGAGTGTTGAGCAGATCAAGACCACAGGCACCGTGCCCGCCGGCGCCGCGACAGATTCGCGGCTGCGCATACGTCCGGGCCGGTGGGTGGACGGCTGGGATCCGGAAGACAAGGACTTTTGGGAAACCGAAGGCCGGCCGATCGCGCGGACCAACCTGAACTGGTCCATCTTCTGCGAGTTCCTGGGGTTTGTCGTCTGGCAGCTGTGGTCGATCATGGCCGTCCAGCTCCCTGCGGCGGGATTCGACTTCACTAACTCGCAGATTTTCTGGCTGATCTCGATTCCGAGCCTGGTCGGAGCCACCTTGCGCATCCCGTACACCTTCATGGTGCCGAAGTTCGGTGGCCGGAACTGGACGGTGATCTCCGCCCTGCTGCTCCTGGTCCCGTCCATCGGGCTGGCCGCGTGCGTGGCCAACCCGGAGACGCCCTTCGGCGTGATGCTGCTGATGGCGGGTCTGGCAGGCCTGGGCGGCGGCAACTTCGCCAGTTCGATGGCCAACATCACCTACTTCTACCCCTCGGCCGAAAAGGGCTACGCGCTGGGGCTGAACGCCGCTGGCGGGAACCTCGGCGCCGCCGTCGCACAGTTGGTAGTGCCCTTGGTGATCACGCTCGGCGCGGCCGCTGCGCTTAACCTCCCGCTGGGCGGACTGATCTGGGTGCCGCTGATTCTGCTGGCCGCCTGGGGTGCGCGGAAGTACATGCACAATCTCTCGCACGCGAAGGGTGATGCCGCCGGTTCCGTGGCGGCCTTGCGCGAGCCGCATCTGTGGATCATGGCGCTGCTCTACATCGGCACCTTCGGCTCCTTCATCGGTTTCTCCGGGGTGTTCCCGAAACTCATCCACGACGTCTTCCCCGGGTTCTCTTCCTTCGCGGTGGGCTCGGCCGCTCTCTCGCTGGCGTTCCTTGGCCCGCTGGTGGGCTCGCTGGCCCGTCCGCTTGGCGGCAAGCTGGCCGACCGCTTCGGCGGGGCGCGGATGACGGTAGCTTCGTTCGCGGCCATGGCGTTGATTGCGCTGGCCGTGGTGTGGACGCTGCCGCTGGCGAACTTCTGGCTCTTCCTGCTGCTGTTCCTGGCACTGTTCACCGCGAGCGGCTTCGGCAACGGCGCCACCTACCGGATGATCCCGCGCATCTTCGCCATCCGCGGCCAGACCGGGACCACCCGCAGCAGCGCGGACGTCGGCAGCGGGCGCAAGGCGGCTGCGGCGCTCGGCCTGGTTTCCGCCATCGGCGCGTACGGCGGTTTCCTGATTCCGCAAGTCCTCAACGCCTCCAATACCGCCACCGGCAGTTACACCGGCGCGTTCTACGGCTTCATGGCGGCCTACGCGGTGATGCTGGCGGTGGCCTGGTTCTGCTACCTGCGGCCCGGATCCGAGATGGCCCGGGGTGGTGTCTGA
- a CDS encoding alpha-ketoacid dehydrogenase subunit beta, with protein sequence MANMTIAKAITAGLRETMKNNPKTMLMGEDIGALGGVYRVTEGLQAEFGKTRVVDTPLAESGIIGTAIGLAFRGYRPVCEIQFDGFVFPGFNQITTQLAKIHARSSGDLSAPVVIRIPYGGGIGSIEHHSESPEALFAHTAGLRIITPSNPHDAYWMIQQAVESNDPVIVFEPKRRYWLKGEVDTESPGQDAFSAKVVREGTDATIVAYGPLVPVALAAAQAAEEDGNSVEVIDLRSISPIDFDTITTSVHKTGHLIVTHEAPTFGGVGGEIAARISERAFLSLEAPVLRVGGFHMPYPVAKVEEHYLPDIDRLLEALDRSLAY encoded by the coding sequence GTGGCCAACATGACCATCGCCAAGGCCATTACCGCCGGCCTGCGCGAAACGATGAAAAACAACCCCAAGACCATGCTCATGGGCGAGGATATCGGTGCTTTGGGCGGCGTCTACCGGGTAACCGAAGGCCTGCAGGCCGAATTCGGCAAGACCCGCGTCGTCGACACCCCGCTGGCCGAATCCGGCATCATCGGCACTGCGATCGGCCTGGCGTTCCGCGGCTACCGGCCGGTCTGCGAAATCCAGTTCGACGGTTTCGTGTTCCCGGGCTTCAACCAAATCACCACGCAGCTGGCCAAAATCCACGCCCGCAGCTCCGGCGATCTCAGCGCGCCCGTCGTCATCCGCATTCCCTACGGCGGTGGCATCGGCTCCATCGAGCACCATTCCGAATCGCCGGAGGCGCTCTTCGCACACACCGCAGGGCTGCGCATCATTACCCCGTCCAATCCGCACGATGCCTACTGGATGATCCAGCAGGCCGTCGAGTCGAACGACCCGGTCATCGTGTTCGAGCCCAAGCGCCGCTATTGGCTCAAGGGCGAAGTGGACACGGAGAGCCCCGGCCAGGACGCGTTCAGCGCCAAGGTGGTCCGCGAGGGAACGGACGCCACCATCGTCGCTTACGGCCCGCTCGTCCCGGTTGCGCTGGCAGCGGCGCAGGCCGCCGAGGAGGACGGCAACAGCGTGGAGGTGATCGATCTGCGCTCCATCTCGCCGATCGACTTCGACACCATCACGACGTCCGTGCACAAGACCGGCCACCTGATCGTCACCCACGAGGCACCCACTTTCGGCGGCGTCGGCGGCGAGATCGCCGCACGCATCTCCGAACGTGCCTTCCTCAGCCTCGAGGCCCCGGTCCTGCGGGTGGGCGGTTTTCACATGCCCTACCCCGTGGCCAAGGTGGAAGAGCACTATCTTCCGGACATCGACCGCCTGCTTGAGGCCCTCGACCGTTCCCTCGCCTACTGA